A stretch of DNA from Dioscorea cayenensis subsp. rotundata cultivar TDr96_F1 chromosome 4, TDr96_F1_v2_PseudoChromosome.rev07_lg8_w22 25.fasta, whole genome shotgun sequence:
GATCAGAAGAAAGCTCATCATGTTGTTATTTCCATCCAAAAGAAATAGTTGTGGGAATATGTGCTCTTTGTTTGAAGGAAAGGCTTGTTATATTAGCTTCAAAACAAGGCCACCACCTTCCTTTACCTAAAGACACACACACTACTCACAAGTCCTTTAGAATTCTTAGAAGAAAACCTATCATCACCTTCAACAAAGTCTTTGCTCTTGGCTCCTTCCTTCATCGTCTAGACTTCAAGCAACCTAAACCAGACATTGCCGATGAAATCGATTCCATTCCTAGTCTTGACGGtaaacatagatttttttttttttatggtgtgCAAATGCGACAAGTGCATATCTATTAGCAATGGCATGCAGCCTCTGGGTGTGCTCACCCGGTGACATGAGGATTGGGTTGTAAGCTCACTCCCACCACCGGAACCCTTGGCACCACTGCATTAGGTGCTCGCAGTGGGCCAAgtaaacacatatatatatagtttttattttggaatttatagtaattaattatatacatgttgtttgtgtatatatatatagattcttttatatcaataaagtttgaagagaatggaagagcaATGTGGGATAACAAGAaagggatgatgatgatgaagaaggaaaaggagGTGAAGAGTGTGGTGGAGCATAGTAAGCCAAGAGGGACGCTGAGGTGGAGGAAGAGGATTGGACATCTGTTACAGCTGGCAAGATGGAAGAGGTCCACGAAGGGGGCCCCATGCCACGTAGGATTGCCGGGAAAAGTGGAAGGAAGGAGAGGTTGGATTAGGAGCTTGACAAGGAGGAGAACAAGCatcaacaccaccaccaccaccaccacaacaaGCTAATTAAGTCATGAAAGAAGATGGAGTGTTGAACTTTaacaaagatttttattttatgtctattttgttctctctctctctcttttttttttctttttgagatgAATAATAGAAAGAATGTACACTGTGGAGACTATTTAGTGTTTTTTGTGgggtatatatattaatatatgtgcATGAGTTGCAAAGGTAAATTTATGTGTGTTTGTGAATATATGAGGGctgc
This window harbors:
- the LOC120259197 gene encoding uncharacterized protein LOC120259197 → MPSSSSSSSSNLHKISTMNFYRSEESSSCCYFHPKEIVVGICALCLKERLVILASKQGHHLPLPKDTHTTHKSFRILRRKPIITFNKVFALGSFLHRLDFKQPKPDIADEIDSIPSLDDSFISIKFEENGRAMWDNKKGMMMMKKEKEVKSVVEHSKPRGTLRWRKRIGHLLQLARWKRSTKGAPCHVGLPGKVEGRRGWIRSLTRRRTSINTTTTTTTTS